The nucleotide window TGTAAATCGCCCGAAAGATTGACCAGCCCCATCACAACTGGGCTGCGCATGTGAGGAATTTTATGGCGCGGCTGCATATCATACACTTGATGAAATGCTTGTGTGCTCAGCGCGAGTTTCTCGTGGCCCAAACGGAAAATTACAACTGAACTGGGCTTTTGAATGGATGGGTTTTTCTCAAACTCGATCAGCCGGCTGGCGGCCTCAATATAATCGTCGGGTTGTTCGCGATCAAACAAACTTCGGCCTGCTTTTGCGTACACCGGACAATTGTGGCAATGGTCGTATTCCACCAAATCAGGGCAACTACGGTCGCCCAATACGCCGATCCGCCCCCAACAATCAATCACGCCCATTTGCGGCTCCCGGTTCATTGCGGCACCATCGTTTTATTCTGTGGTTCACCGTTGCTATAAACGCGCTGCAATCGGCGGCGAAAGCGGTCTGCGCTCATACGGTCTCCGCTCTGGTCGAGCAACAAAGCCATCTGCGCCAACGCGCCCGCATGACCGGGTTGCAAGAACAACGCTTTTTGATAAGAGTCCTCCGCCGCGCGCGTTTGATCTGACGCCTGCTGAATCAAACCGTATAAATAAAATGCGTCTGCATCCGGCTTTTGCGTATCAATATAATTTTCCACAATGGATTGCGCTTCCCGTAAACAGCCCTGATCCGCGAGTTGACGCGCATCATTCAACGATGGGATTGGGGACGCATTTTTATTGATAGGACGTACGCGCGGCGTTTGCGTTCCATTCACGTCAATGGGCTTTATGCGCGGCTTTATTTTGAATGCTGGCGGCTTGGAAGCGAGAGGTTCGGCGACCGGACGCATCTCCTCCCGGCGGCGATACACAAACGCCTGCGGTTCGCGAAGCGACTCAAATTGGTTGGAGATGGATTGCAGCGCTTCAACCGCGCCGACAAATAATAAGCCATTGGGCGCCAACATGCGATCAAGCGTTTGCACAACCCGCTTTCGAGAAGGCGCATCCAGATAGATTAACACGTTGCGGCAAAAGATAATGTCATAGAGAGGCTTGTTTTGCCCAAACGAAGGATCAAGCAAGTTTCCCCATTCAAAATTGACGAGAGAGCGATAGGCCGCGCGTAATTGCTGCCCGCCGTTTGTGGGTTCAAAATAGGATTCTTGATTGGGAACCGTCTGGCGAAACGAATGGGGACGATAGAAAGCCGTTTGCGCTCTTTGCAAAGCGCGCAAACTGACGTCATAGCCGTCAATGTGAAAGTCACGCGGCTGATAGCCGACTTCCAACAACGCGATTGCAACCGAATAGGGTTCCTCCCCCTGCGAACAGGGAGCGCTGGCGATTCTCAGCACAGCATTTCGAGGTCGTTTTCGCGCCCAGGATTGTAAATAGCGAAACGGCCCTTGATCGCGGAAAAACCATGTTTCAGGGACCACGATCTCCTCAATCAAACGCTGGCGTTCATCTTCAGATGAATGAAGCAACGCCAGATAATCGCCTTCGTTCTTGACCCGGCGTTCGTCGCAGCGCCGCTGAATGGCGCGGGCAATCAAGTCGGCCCCCACCGAATCAGGGTCAAGCCCTATCTCTTCCGCCAACCAGGCTTCAATGCGTTTCATCATAAAACTTCGTTTTCTTGGATGTCCCGAAACAACGAGTTTCGCACGGATTCAGGCAACAGAAGAAAGGGATCAATCCGTTGGACCATCTCACCATCGTGATGGTGAATTTCTTTCAGATACGGTGCGTCCGATGTCGAGACGCCTGCCGATTGCGCTTCGTTTTCGGGCAAATCGACTGCATCGGAGGCGCACTCAACAATCAGCCCCAACGGTTGGGGCTCTCCATCTTTTGCGGCATTGACAATCAGAATTCTCGTACTAAACAGCGATTGAGACGCCACCCCTTCCAATGCGCGTCGCATGTCAACCGCTGGCGCCACTAGGCCCCGATAGTTGAATACGCCCGCCACGCCTGGAGGCGCCTTAGGAAGGGAGCGGAATTTCACCAACGGGATCACTTCAATAACGTCCCGCGCCGCGAGCGCGTACCGGTTGGCGCCGATGGAAAATAACAGCATCAACATAGGCCTATGAATCCAATACGCGAAATCGCGAAAATTCCTTTTGCAAGCGTTGGGCCGCTTCATTGAGCTGCGTGGTTGCATTATTAAACTCACGCAACGAATTCGCGGTCTGCTCAGCGCCCTCGCTGAGTTGCACCATCGCCTGCGTGATTTGCAGCGCGCCCTGCGATTGTAAGTTCATGCCTTCGGTCACGCTTTGGAACTGCGGCGCTATCGCCTCTTGGTTCTGAATAATCTCGCT belongs to Candidatus Hinthialibacter antarcticus and includes:
- a CDS encoding chemotaxis protein CheW, translated to MNREPQMGVIDCWGRIGVLGDRSCPDLVEYDHCHNCPVYAKAGRSLFDREQPDDYIEAASRLIEFEKNPSIQKPSSVVIFRLGHEKLALSTQAFHQVYDMQPRHKIPHMRSPVVMGLVNLSGDLHLCISLAKLLEIDQGSEDGFQVGRSVYSRIAVIVHNNERWAFPANEILGVHRYAASLIQAPPSTVSKSSKPYTQGLIKFDGEHVGVLDEARLFEALKRSVY
- a CDS encoding CheR family methyltransferase, with product MMKRIEAWLAEEIGLDPDSVGADLIARAIQRRCDERRVKNEGDYLALLHSSEDERQRLIEEIVVPETWFFRDQGPFRYLQSWARKRPRNAVLRIASAPCSQGEEPYSVAIALLEVGYQPRDFHIDGYDVSLRALQRAQTAFYRPHSFRQTVPNQESYFEPTNGGQQLRAAYRSLVNFEWGNLLDPSFGQNKPLYDIIFCRNVLIYLDAPSRKRVVQTLDRMLAPNGLLFVGAVEALQSISNQFESLREPQAFVYRRREEMRPVAEPLASKPPAFKIKPRIKPIDVNGTQTPRVRPINKNASPIPSLNDARQLADQGCLREAQSIVENYIDTQKPDADAFYLYGLIQQASDQTRAAEDSYQKALFLQPGHAGALAQMALLLDQSGDRMSADRFRRRLQRVYSNGEPQNKTMVPQ
- a CDS encoding chemotaxis protein CheW; protein product: MLMLLFSIGANRYALAARDVIEVIPLVKFRSLPKAPPGVAGVFNYRGLVAPAVDMRRALEGVASQSLFSTRILIVNAAKDGEPQPLGLIVECASDAVDLPENEAQSAGVSTSDAPYLKEIHHHDGEMVQRIDPFLLLPESVRNSLFRDIQENEVL